One Vicia villosa cultivar HV-30 ecotype Madison, WI linkage group LG5, Vvil1.0, whole genome shotgun sequence genomic window, CATAGGAAACCATTATCAACACAGAGTTCTCCAGaaaaaaaaaatagcaaaaacaccGCACCACAAGATCATAGTCAAAGACTCGTAAGCCGCTATTGATTCAGACAAAAGATAAGGTTCTCAAGTCAAGCAAAGAAAGCACAAAAGTTGGCCACATCCACATACCTACCAACATATTGTTTCCGAACTAGGAAAATCTTCTTTTATTCCAAATCCTTCACATTAGTTGATGAGCTAGAAAAAATAATATCATTCCATAATTTCTAAATCAACAAGACAATAGAATGTCAGATAATGTCAAGTCCGCCCCTAACCCTAGACCTACCTCCCGAAGAGATAAGTACTCAAAAAGAAGTCAAAAATCCCTAGGAAGAACCAATAACAACCTCAACCATTTAAAAATTTCATACCACATAGTTGAAGACAcctcaaattttaaacaaatgagAAACTGACTCTACCAACCCGCTATACACAACAGAAGAAACATCATCTAGATCAACTAAAATCTTATACTTAAATAAATTTTCGCTAATATGGATCTTATCTTGCAGAAGTTGGCAAGAAAAAATCACAACTTTAGAAGGAGCACAATTCACCCTAATGAGAAGGAGAGTCAGGTCCACATTCTAAGAAGAGACTACAGTATGGATATTTAGTTCTAGTATGGCAAAAAAGTCGAGGTTATCGAAAACACCTCATTCCTAGCATGTCGTCACCACCACCTATCACTATTCAAGGATAGAGTTGTTCCCTAGATAATTGGAAGAAGGTTGGCAACCATCTCCGGTTCATACACAAAAGAGATCTCCACCTCAAATCTCAAAACAGAACATCGTCCTCCCATAGACATATCACAGCCACTAATCAGAGATACTAAGAGCCTAGGAAACCTGATCTTAAGGGAGACGGATACAACCCATAGATCAACCGAAAAAGAAGTGTGAAGACTAGTGCCAATTGTCCTACTAATATTATCCACAAATCAATCAGAAGAATCGTTTGTTTTGGATTTAAGAAGAGACACTCATTTCTATCAATGGTCGCATAACGGAAACCTAAAGATTTACCATCAAGGAGAAAACAACATAAACTTCATATTTTACTGATAGGATATCATCTCAGTGACCAAGAGCACCAAGATCAAACTAAATTAATGGTTTGGTAGTAACCGATCAATCTAtagtaattaaaataatgatttacataccaattttttttaaagagctGTACATTACCGTTTGATAATTCTCAGACAATAACCGACTAAAAGTTGAatcatttgttaatttttttggggagaaatgttttttttaataccaGATGTTAATTTTTTTGGGgagaaatgttttttttaataccaGATGTTGTGCTACGTGATGCATACGTTATGCATCTGCCATACATGCCACAATCTTGCCAATATGAGTggggaaaaagcaaaaataaaccGTCAATTTGATCAACTAATGCAAGGTTACTACAATCAATTTATGTATCTTTCACACTCTTCACATTCTTTAagttataaaacaaaaatatcttATAATTGACTGACGCAAAAAAATTGAACTATTTTAATAACAAATCTGACATGAGTATGATTAGTTTACTCAAAAGCAAAATGGCATATtagcttttgttttcaaaaataattaatacaaaTCTTAGACCAAAAATTGTGTGGGAATATATTCATGTCTTCACGATCTGCGATACTAATTCCATGAAATTATTAGGTTCTTTCACATAATTTATTAGTGAATACTTTCTGACATGACCCTGAGAATAAATTCTGTTTTATGTTGGATTGATAAATGATAATATTTCTTTTATTGAGGCCATATTTCGAATAGCATAATTGAATAGTTATTTTATTGCTCCACTATGGAAGGAGGAGAGAAAGCTTCACTCACTCTTTTGTCAATAAAAGGCCCTTAATGCGCAATTACCCTGCAACATCAAAGAAACAATTCAGAGTGAGGAAACAATAATGGCTTCAGCTCAGTCTGTGAAACCCTCTACTGCCATTGAGGCCTGCCAACCGAAAACCCAACACAGTTCGTTCGGTCAGAAAATATCGGAGATGACTAACAAAGCTTTCAAAGGACATCATGCTCGCCATGGCAGTACTCAGAATCAGGTCCAAAGCTACAGCTCTCAAAGTCAGGTTGAATCAAATGGCCATAATGGTACCAAAACAGAAACTCACCACTATGGTCAGACTCAGACCCAACATGACAAGAAGCATGGTGTCACCAAAACCCATATCACAGTTTGTGTAGTTCAAGCAGAAATCACTGAAACCAGAGAGAGCCCTTTTCCTTATGGTGCAACAACAACATGCTTTGGGACTCCTGCTAAGAAAAACAGAGATCTCAACAATAAGAAGGATATCAATTTGTTTCAGAGGATTAAGAATGGAATGTCCCGCCATAACGGTGAAGGAAACAACAGCAGCAGCAGTGACAGCGAAAGTGACAATGAGAAGAAATGTTCAAAGACAAAGACAAAGGTGGGTGCAACAGACAATGAGAAGAAATTTCCAATGACAAAGCCAAAGGTAGGTGCacttgaagatgagaagaaatgTTCAAAGCCGAAGGTAGGTGCACTTAAATAAACAAGAGTTCTCAAAACTCAAGCTCatccaaataataatatgaatccaaaaaaaatttacattaaaTGCACACGTGTTGGATTAGAACAAGATGtaaaatttgttttattaatttatctGTTTTTTATTACATATGCAGAGAATTGATGCATAGAACTAAAAGCTGCAAACGGATGCAACTAAGCAAAGATTTTAAATAAAGAGTGTCTTTATAATTTTATCAGGTCATTCTTGTACTCAATAATTGGGGCAAATAAATGCCCATATTTCACTTGTCTGTGTGTACCTTATGATGAATAATAGATATTGAACTTTGCCTATTTTCACTAGTATGTTCCATGGTAGGATCTTACATGCCTTCGTTATCAAGTCTAACATTAATATGTAAAACTGAATTAAGTTAAACAACATGTTCTCACCAAGTAGGTTTCTAGTACTGCCAGAGCAACAAATTCATATATGTCTAATGTCTACTCTGCTAGCAAGGAAAATAACTTGAccaaatcacaaaaaataaaattacagcCCACTCTTGAccaaatcacaaaaaataaaattacagcCCACTTGCAAGAACAAGACCTAGATTACTACAAAGCTACATACAGCAGAGTGTATATACAATAGCACAAACCTTGCTACACTGTAGAATCAACCTTCAAGGGATCTGGAAATGAAAGCGGCAATGGCCTTCATAGCAGCAACTTCGGCATCAATCTGGGTGGAACCGTTTGCTTGTAGATGCTTCTTGCCAATCTTAAAAGAGTGATCGCCACCATCAATGATATGCAGCTCAGTGAGCGCTTTCATCTTCTTCCTAGTGGTCTCTAACTTATCAAGTGGACAGAGACTATCCTTGCTGCCCTGCTCAAAACAGACATAAGACTAGTGTTAGGAGACATTAGCATAAACCACAAATTTATGTGTGCAACAGAATACCATACTGATAGAAATTAAAAAAGATTCATGGTTCACCCAAAAGACTAAAAGTGTATGAAACTGGAGAGCTATGACAACAGAACAATACCATACTGCAATGACTAATTAGAAAGAGTACCTGTACAAACATTGTAGGAACTGTTAGCTGTAACAGTGTTTCATCTCTAACCGCACCATTGATTCCCTGGAACAAACGCAACACAATTGATGTAACTTTctgttatattatttaaaattttgaccTAAAGTAATAAAATGACAGCCTCGGTTAACCAAAATACCCTAAGAAAAGCAATGCATCAACCATAATTGCTTTAGTGTGGCATGCCAACAATTTCTCAACAGAAAACTAAAAGGAACACAAGTGCAGATGATCGTTCAATCCATGAacaaatgaaaaggaaaatattaaaagaagtAGCCTAGTATAGATTTTAGAGCTCTACACACATGACCCAAGGATGACAACTTCGTTTGAGTTGGCAAACTAAGATGGCTAGCATTAGGCCAAACATTACATATGAAGTGAATTGCTAGAGAAAAGCAAAACAATTCAAAAGAATTGAGATTAATGAGTAAACTTTAATTATAAACAGAAGATAAAGTAGATGATGAAATCCAATAAGTGTGGCTCAGTTGACGACACACTCTAAGCAAAGCTAGTAACAGAGAGGCTCAAGATTCGATTTTCACATGACATAATCTCGAGTGGCAAAATGCTTCAAGTGTGACTAACCAATGATAGTTTAATAGCCGATCCAAAGGTTGAAGCAGTACCGGGAAAAGGCCCTAAATACATTGTTTTGATAAATAAATGAAGTGTAGTtgtaattttcaacaaaatcacaaatGGTGCAGGGCCTACACTCAAAATATAAGCAAATGGTTTAAAATTTCTTCAGAAAGTAAAAGGgactaaaaaaacatttttaataaGTTTACTTAGTAGCCCAAAGATTAGCATGAAATTATCAACGAAAAAAAATCAAACCTTTAATGGGTAGCCCAAGCATAGAACGGCAGAAACATTGATGTCTTCCATGTTCGCCGCCATGCATCCAACTCtacgataaaataaatataaagtaaTCATGTCATAAACATCTTGCCACTGATTATCTTTATTAGGACTTCCTCATGCAAAACATAAATGTCCAAAttatagtttaaaaaaataagaataataacaACGCACCTTGAACCCATTGATTTGCCAGCCAGTATGAGAGGATGACCAGGGTATTTAGTTGCTGTTTCTTTCACAATATCTGAATGAAACTCCACCAACTTTTCTGCCTTAGGAGGAGCCCTCTTTTTCCCACCAGACATGTCTAGTAAATGGAAAACCCATCGGATTCATATTGgaagttaaaaaatatatacatcaAACAAATCAATGTCTTAAAAACTAAACTGAACATTTTACCAGTGAAACCTACAAATCACAGTTCAATTGGTTTAAATAGTTCTAACCAAAACGAAACTACAATCAAACCTCTCAAAAAACCAAACTGTATATAGAGTCATTTCAAGGTTCAACCAGTTTcatttattataatattgaaaCAAATACAACCATCTCAAGGCTCACTAAAGCTCAACTAGAGATCATTTTATTtaccaaaacaaacacaaaatctCGATAATGAAAGTGGCCAACCATATACAATCATCTCAAAGTTCATTAAACTAGAGATCATgctattttactaaaaaaaataaaggaaatcgAGATAATGAAAGCAACTAACTTTTTGTTAAGAAATAGTAGTTCGGTCTAACTAATCCCTACAAAACCGATTTGTAGTGTAAGGATTGTTCTCACTTATAAGTACATGTTCaaaccatatattgtccgatgcgagactcttaacacactccctcacgcccaggactggACATCTAAAGCATGGAAATAAGTGGTGGGCGGAAATAAGTGGTTCaatctaactcaaccctacaaaatccGTATGTTGTATAGTGAAAATTGTcacacttataagcacatgtccGTGTCATATATTTGATCCGAGACTCTTAACAAGCATTGTCGAATGTTaaatcaatgcaatgcaatgaatttaACTGGAAACAAACTCACAAGGGTAGTCAAACGTGACAACATCAGCAGCATGTAGGGTTTCCATCAACATACTCTTCCATCTATCACAAAAAATTACAGTGAGATCAGTTTTTATCAATtttcacaaaaacaaaaaaccctaaacATTTTATATGTAATTAGAAAACAagtaaagaaaatggaaaatggaaccTTTGCATCCAATCAGAAGAGGAAGGAGCACCGGCACCGTGAGCAAAGATAACCACCGGTGGCATTTGTTTCGTCAACGTTGATGCAGCTTCAATCTCGTCGTCTTTGCTCTGACGACGTCGTTTTGCGGAAGGTGTTGAATCCATGCTTTGGGTTTTGTTTGGGAAATGGAAAAATGGCTAAAATGAAAAAGCATGACCTCACTATTAGTACTGATTTTCGCGCCAAATTTACAAGGATATAGAAAGTGGAATTGAGTAATATGATATCTCTCCtctttttattttgtaaaaaaaaaataaaaaccactTGTTTATAAATTTCATTTTCATCTCATGTCTAATTGTATTTTAGATTTCTTAACTTTACTTTTCTTACCTAAATTAATCTTTTCTAGTATTTGGCTTATGACATAATAATatttaagatttgattttagtttctaaggttttggaggatttgatttttttcatAACACCAAAATTCTCTaatttgggaactcaaaatttatattaaaagagGGTTTTTTAGGGCTTAGACAAAatgttcaaaaataatttttgttatagtatttcaaaaagtaaatatacattaatgataaacattattttaccattctaaacaaaatcttttttataaaaaatattttaaaaaattctatatttaaaaaaaaaaaattaagttctcCCTTTCCATCCCCtctaaactcccaaacatagtgtTTTTGACTTGGGAGAGAAGTTGTGAAGAGGAAAATAGATAAAAGAGCATAAGAAGGGAGAAAAGGAtaagaaataaaatagattttagaTATTGTTTGGTTTAATAGAAAAGAAGAAATTGAGAAAAAAGAAATGTTTCATATATTGTAATATTCTTatgattaataacatttttaaaaaatatatatttataatttaatggaCAAAATAGTCTCTTCTTATTAATTTGTTTCTTGTCACTTTCTCTTCataattgaagagaaatacaaaaGTTGCgggatttactttttttttaatctctcTTTTCAATTTATCTTCTTCTCAAATAAGAGAAGTTATCAATCTCTTTAACTTCTTTCTcatttatttctctcttttctacTTCTACTCTATTAAACACACCTTTAATTATTGAACAATACTTAACGATTTTTTATTGATCGAGAATTTTTTAtaagagaaattaaaattaataaaggaGGGTACCTCAATCCTTACAAAACAATATGAATTAAAAGATTCACGATAGCACTCTAAAAATCAACCAAAAAAGAGGGAAGAAACCAACATTACACAAAGCAAAGAAAATTACACAATCAGTATCATATAACTATCAAACATCCACATATAAGAATAATTTAGCCCACCACTATACTAAAGAAAAACAACAACACCGCAAGAAGGCAGCAAAGGAAAATAACACACAACACCAAAAAAACACTCTACACACTTGTGCCACAGCCCAAACTACATAGACCATCAATGAAAATAGCTTACAATTTGCAACGGAACGAAGAATCCATTACAATTCAAAATATGCACCACTTATAAAACTCCAGGTTGACTCCAATATTTGGTTCCTCGACTCTGGCTGCTCGAATCACATGACTGGTTGAAAGGTGTGGTTGGCAGATTTCGACGAGTCGAAGAAAAGCAAGGTCAAACTTACTGATAATAGCTTATTGCAAGCAGGTAGTACTGACTACATTGCTATTTAAAGGAGCAATATAGCAAAAGTTATTATCAAAGATGCACTCTATATTCCTGGAATGAAGTGCAATCTGTTAAATGTTGGACAACTGAAAAAGGGTTTTTAGCGACTATGAAAGATGGAACTTGGGAACTGCTCGACACTCAGAATAATTGGGTCCTAAAATATCATATGTCGAAGAATATGACATTTAAGACCATAATCAGTTCAACTAAGGTACAATGTATAAAAATAGTTGTCACCATAAGAATAGTTGCTTGTGGCATTTGTGGTTTGGCCACTTGAACTTTCAATCACTCAATCAATTATTTAGTCAAGATATGATAACAGGTATACCAAGTCTTGCGATGCCTGAAAAAATTTGTGAAGGATGCTTAGTAAGAAGAAAtccaaaaaaaatgtttattttgacTATGCCAATAAGATACTCTTGCATACTCGAAGTTATACATTCAGATGTATGTGGCCCATTCGAGGAGCATACCATTGGCAGAAACAGGTATTTTATCGATGAGTATAGTCGAAAGCTTTGGATCTTTGAGATCAAGCAAAAGGACGAAGTACTCAAAATATTAAGAGATCAAAATGCTTGTCAAAAACCACAGTGAGAAGAAGATCAAATTAATGCGAACGGATGGAGGTGACGAATACACATCCAAGATATTTGAAGaactgttaggagtaaattaatggtaaattcatgtgttaatataagtgatttcttctctaaactaatgcaaattgtgatagatccataggtttttagtgagaattgaactgaaaatgttcagttcatgtgtaaagcaaatcgaatcacttgtgggtattattgatgcaggtttagagttgaactggagctttaggaaaacataaagaggaaaggaagctggaagtctcaaaggaaaagccaaaaagatgaagtttgacaagggcgcgccgcgggagttctagccagcgccgcgccaaagtctctgtttttgATCGCGCCGCGCGCATCCGTTGCcacgccgcggcctcggcgttacaagcccaaaacttataaatagaagccctagcttccaagtgaaagagagatctttggtgagcgaaattaggagagcattctgagtttgcagtcacgaacaacaattgaaggccaattctttaccaattgaagaaattccgttgaagaagatgaatccctccattgattcttgtgtgtgcttcatgtctatggagagctaaattcctcttgttgagtttaaggtagtagttaacctatgaatatacaataccattgattctttcctatgaacaattgtttgaattttattatcaataagaaaccttgcttttaatttacatcattgttgaatccttgatcgaaagagaggatttttacttttgccctaggttactatattgattcaattgcaatttgcagagatggaattgtgattgggttttcatgattatcgttcttaattactattatcgttattgatatttggagagattgaatctcataccggtaaaagttatctaatttggtttgcagacatggaatcatatttgaggataagtgaagataatagttcaaatgattgttcaattgtgaattaatccataagttgtataggaataggttgatgaaccctaaaagctcaacatatttccttaatcgttaacaaattctcattatttgcattcttattattatttagatttgacaatattagaatcataaaacaaatccaattactttttctcactcaaaataaacaactatagaacggcagtgatattaactaggggtggcaaagtgggcggcccgccccgtttaggcccacCCCATTTAAGCCCGTCCAAAAGCGGGGTGGGGCGGGGCGGGCCTACTTAGGTGGCCGAGCtcaaaagtcatgcccgccccgtttactaACGAGTCGGCGGGTTGGCGGGCCGGCTCGctaaatttcatttatttttttattttacaattttatttaccacataatttacaaaaaaattaattattaccaAAAGATcgataaactatttttttaacaacgCACAATAGAACTTCAAACATGTCTTAAGTCCAAACacttcaaaaaataaaacaaataaagatcaattataacaaaaaaaataacgaAATAAACTCAACCACAATAAAAAAACGTatcaaaataagtaaataaagaaTACATATCACTCTAATCCATTTTAAAGACTAACTTCTAAAAAACCCAATTAAGAATTTACATAAGATAGACATTGATAACAATTACACTGCATAATACATCACGGTGCATAAAATAGTAGTTCATAAAATATCAACACCTAATTTTCTCACTAATTACTTTATATAAACTTTTATATTGACCGATTCCTTAATAGTTaaatccaaaatttgtcacacttaTAGACTCATCAAATCCCTccttttcttaaaatcaacatctatttctaaagaaaacatgtgagctaatgtattaacaacttaataattatgcatgttatacaactattattttctttcaagcttttccaatcaacacatgtattagaaagttatagaaagaacgttacaattataattcaatttgtatgtataataatttagaatacaattCAATCAACATAATTATAAGAGAAGAGTGTTATTTTTATAGTTaaagttgttttaattctaaataaaaaataaatttttttaataaaaagcccgcgggcaaaacccgccccgccccgcctcgGCCCGCTTTTTTAACCGAGTTAGGCGGGGCGGGCCAACTTAAGGTACCGAGCCGAAAACCTCAGCCCAGCCCGCCCAAAATGGCGGGTCAAACGAGCCGACCCGGCGGGcctggcccgttttgccacccctaattaaccaatccctgtggatacgatatattaccgaaaatatttacccacaaatactttca contains:
- the LOC131603706 gene encoding uncharacterized protein LOC131603706 translates to MASAQSVKPSTAIEACQPKTQHSSFGQKISEMTNKAFKGHHARHGSTQNQVQSYSSQSQVESNGHNGTKTETHHYGQTQTQHDKKHGVTKTHITVCVVQAEITETRESPFPYGATTTCFGTPAKKNRDLNNKKDINLFQRIKNGMSRHNGEGNNSSSSDSESDNEKKCSKTKTKVGATDNEKKFPMTKPKVGALEDEKKCSKPKRIDA
- the LOC131603705 gene encoding uncharacterized protein LOC131603705 — protein: MDSTPSAKRRRQSKDDEIEAASTLTKQMPPVVIFAHGAGAPSSSDWMQRWKSMLMETLHAADVVTFDYPYMSGGKKRAPPKAEKLVEFHSDIVKETATKYPGHPLILAGKSMGSRVGCMAANMEDINVSAVLCLGYPLKGINGAVRDETLLQLTVPTMFVQGSKDSLCPLDKLETTRKKMKALTELHIIDGGDHSFKIGKKHLQANGSTQIDAEVAAMKAIAAFISRSLEG